A part of Microbulbifer salipaludis genomic DNA contains:
- the ilvA gene encoding threonine ammonia-lyase, biosynthetic: MPKSYIKRILDARIYDVAIETPLEPMRQLSHRVGNRILLKREDLQPVFSFKIRGAYNKLLQLAPEQRAKGVIAASAGNHAQGLALGAQQLGVRATIVMPSTTPAIKVNAVRMRGAEVVLHGDTFDEAAALARQLVEERDLVFIHPYDDPDVIAGQGTVAMELLRQHPGHLDAVFIPVGGGGLAAGMAAYIKYVRPEIKVYAVEPEDAACLKLALAQGNREGRLPQVGLFADGVAVAQIGEETYRVLRETIDGVITVTTDEICAAIKDIFEDTRSIAEPAGAVGLAGLKKYADQSGAQNQALATVCSGANTNFDRLRYISERTEIGEKREAVLAVTIPERPGSYLQFCRDLGDRSITEFNYRYANSGAAHIFVGMQVSTDADRQQLVSQLQQGGYEVTDLTDNEMAKLHIRHLVGGRAPGIDNEVVYRFEFPERPGALRKFLEQLAGRWNITLFHYRNHGAAYGRVLVGLEVAEDERAALKALLDQLHYPFWEETENPAYRFFLSRARETEEN, translated from the coding sequence ATGCCCAAGTCCTATATCAAGCGCATTTTAGACGCGCGCATTTACGATGTCGCCATCGAAACCCCACTGGAGCCCATGCGCCAGCTGTCGCACCGTGTTGGCAACCGTATTCTGCTGAAGCGGGAAGACCTGCAACCGGTGTTCTCCTTCAAGATTCGCGGCGCTTACAACAAACTCCTGCAGCTCGCTCCGGAGCAACGTGCCAAGGGTGTGATTGCGGCCTCTGCGGGCAATCACGCCCAGGGCCTGGCGCTGGGTGCCCAGCAGCTGGGGGTGCGTGCCACCATCGTGATGCCGTCGACGACCCCGGCGATCAAGGTCAATGCGGTGCGCATGCGCGGTGCGGAAGTCGTGTTGCACGGGGACACCTTCGACGAGGCGGCGGCACTGGCGAGACAGCTGGTGGAGGAGCGCGACCTGGTATTTATCCATCCGTACGATGACCCCGATGTCATCGCCGGCCAGGGTACGGTGGCGATGGAGCTGCTGCGCCAGCATCCGGGCCACCTGGACGCTGTTTTTATCCCCGTGGGTGGTGGTGGCCTCGCCGCCGGCATGGCCGCCTACATCAAATACGTGCGCCCGGAAATCAAGGTCTACGCGGTGGAGCCGGAAGACGCCGCGTGTCTGAAACTGGCGCTGGCCCAGGGCAACCGCGAGGGGCGCCTGCCCCAGGTGGGGCTATTTGCCGACGGGGTTGCCGTGGCGCAGATCGGCGAGGAGACCTACCGTGTGCTGCGCGAGACCATCGATGGCGTCATCACGGTGACCACCGATGAGATCTGTGCGGCCATCAAGGATATTTTCGAAGACACCCGCTCCATTGCTGAGCCCGCCGGTGCCGTGGGGCTCGCCGGGCTGAAGAAGTATGCGGACCAGAGCGGTGCGCAGAACCAGGCACTGGCAACGGTCTGCAGCGGGGCCAATACCAATTTTGACCGCCTGCGCTACATCAGCGAGCGCACCGAGATTGGCGAGAAGCGCGAGGCGGTACTGGCGGTCACCATTCCCGAAAGACCGGGCAGTTACCTGCAGTTTTGCCGCGACCTGGGCGACCGCTCCATCACGGAATTCAATTACCGCTACGCCAACAGCGGCGCAGCGCATATTTTCGTCGGTATGCAGGTATCCACCGATGCCGACCGCCAGCAGCTGGTGAGCCAGCTTCAGCAGGGTGGCTACGAGGTGACGGACCTGACCGACAACGAGATGGCCAAACTGCATATTCGCCATCTGGTGGGCGGGCGTGCTCCCGGCATCGACAATGAGGTGGTGTATCGCTTTGAGTTTCCCGAGCGCCCCGGCGCCCTGCGCAAGTTTCTCGAACAGCTGGCGGGCCGCTGGAACATCACCCTGTTCCACTATCGCAACCACGGTGCGGCCTATGGTCGGGTACTGGTGGGGCTGGAGGTGGCCGAAGACGAGCGTGCCGCGCTCAAGGCACTGCTCGACCAGCTGCACTACCCCTTCTGGGAGGAGACCGAAAACCCCGCCTATCGTTTCTTCCTGTCGCGGGCGCGAGAAACGGAAGAAAACTAA
- a CDS encoding 5-formyltetrahydrofolate cyclo-ligase, protein MAMSDSATPSKATSSGIKPSKQQLRRQIRAARRELSAYRQRLASRRLCARLALCPEVKRARHIGLYWPMDGEIDPRPLLERFPHKCFYLPALPRAARTTMMFLHWPGTTPRYRNRYGIPEPVLGRSSAIRAERLDLVLLPLVAFDPSGARLGMGAGYYDRTFAFKQLRPGSGPDLVGVAHQLQCVDHLPVEPWDIPLTLVATDHRVYRSR, encoded by the coding sequence ATGGCAATGTCCGATTCCGCCACCCCATCCAAAGCGACATCATCTGGCATAAAACCCTCCAAGCAGCAGCTGCGCCGGCAAATCCGCGCCGCCCGCCGGGAGCTGAGTGCATACCGGCAACGTCTGGCCAGTCGCAGGCTGTGTGCGCGACTGGCGCTGTGTCCGGAGGTGAAGCGAGCGCGCCACATCGGCCTGTACTGGCCGATGGACGGCGAGATTGATCCGCGCCCACTGCTGGAGCGCTTTCCGCACAAGTGTTTTTACCTGCCCGCACTGCCGCGCGCGGCGCGCACCACCATGATGTTCTTACACTGGCCCGGCACCACGCCGCGCTACCGCAATCGCTACGGTATTCCCGAGCCAGTGCTGGGACGCTCCAGTGCCATCCGTGCAGAGCGGCTGGATCTGGTGCTGCTGCCGCTGGTCGCGTTCGATCCCAGTGGCGCACGGCTGGGCATGGGGGCCGGGTACTACGACCGCACCTTTGCCTTCAAGCAGCTGCGCCCGGGTAGCGGCCCCGATCTGGTGGGAGTTGCCCACCAATTACAGTGTGTCGACCACCTGCCGGTAGAACCCTGGGACATTCCCCTGACGCTGGTGGCCACTGACCACAGGGTTTACCGCAGCCGGTAG